A single window of Micrococcaceae bacterium Sec5.1 DNA harbors:
- a CDS encoding cytochrome P450, whose protein sequence is MPSGKMPSGRMPGGVISKAERWEQRVQLGAHPLLYPAIRGLGSLRPVMRLPGLGILVSEAALVRDVLMDSQRFIKNGPSGSGALWTPVVGPKALVNMDGTEHRELRRKLGDLFTPGSVATIVEPAAASLHDRLHHGLDAGGHVDLVDCVKELAGGVISKLLGVPDDAPGRLPNRELFNLGSSISSLVRLGRPTLTVRQVAKGRSAVGVLAGPAREAYRKGDPQTFPGRLRGLGMTEEEAMGIISAFVMVGTETLVSFVPRLIALLADSGRIAGLVEDRSGVASAVNEALRFTVPSPMMLRDAVSPGTLGGVAIRAGDRLLLSTVHASKSLGGFEPGIPTPPHARQLWFGAGPHFCIGMPLAMAEINATLSLLLDMYAHHPWVISSRRVSKGVLIPAYRKLELVNAW, encoded by the coding sequence ATGCCTAGCGGCAAGATGCCTAGCGGCAGGATGCCCGGCGGCGTCATCAGCAAGGCCGAACGCTGGGAACAGCGCGTTCAGCTGGGGGCGCATCCATTGCTGTACCCGGCGATCCGGGGGCTGGGGAGCCTGCGGCCGGTGATGCGTTTGCCCGGCCTGGGGATCCTCGTCAGCGAAGCCGCCTTGGTGCGTGACGTTCTCATGGATAGCCAACGATTCATCAAGAACGGACCGTCCGGTTCGGGTGCGCTCTGGACTCCCGTAGTGGGACCAAAGGCGTTGGTGAACATGGACGGCACCGAGCACAGGGAGCTGCGGCGGAAGCTCGGGGACCTCTTCACTCCAGGCTCGGTGGCGACAATCGTTGAGCCGGCCGCTGCTTCGCTTCATGATCGCCTACACCACGGATTGGACGCAGGTGGCCACGTGGACCTGGTGGACTGCGTTAAGGAGCTTGCTGGGGGAGTCATCTCCAAGCTGCTGGGCGTGCCGGATGATGCACCTGGCCGGTTGCCCAACAGGGAACTCTTCAATCTGGGGTCTTCCATCTCTTCGCTCGTTCGCCTGGGGCGCCCCACGTTGACGGTGAGGCAGGTCGCCAAGGGAAGATCCGCCGTCGGGGTCCTGGCTGGACCGGCGAGGGAAGCGTACCGGAAGGGCGATCCCCAAACGTTTCCAGGGCGGCTGCGCGGACTCGGCATGACCGAGGAAGAAGCCATGGGCATCATCAGCGCGTTCGTGATGGTGGGAACAGAGACGTTGGTGTCCTTTGTTCCACGGCTGATTGCCCTGCTCGCTGACAGCGGACGCATTGCGGGCCTCGTTGAGGATCGGTCCGGTGTTGCCTCGGCCGTGAACGAGGCATTACGGTTCACCGTGCCGTCCCCGATGATGCTGAGGGATGCTGTTTCTCCTGGCACCCTTGGCGGAGTCGCTATCCGCGCCGGAGATCGTCTTTTGCTGTCGACTGTTCACGCGTCTAAAAGCCTGGGCGGATTCGAACCTGGGATTCCCACCCCGCCCCATGCGCGTCAGCTTTGGTTCGGCGCGGGTCCGCACTTTTGCATCGGCATGCCGTTGGCCATGGCCGAGATCAACGCCACGCTGTCTTTGCTTCTGGACATGTACGCCCACCATCCGTGGGTCATCTCGTCACGTCGAGTTAGCAAGGGTGTGCTCATTCCGGCGTACAGGAAGTTGGAGTTGGTCAATGCTTGGTGA
- a CDS encoding glycosyltransferase, with translation MLEGHLGSTPPTRPLSIAVPMLNEEKLVRQTLDSLAAQEHQDFTVVVVDNGSTDASCSIVAEFAAAHPHMDIRLVHEAEKGTGVAADTGMRFGLEHGATWLARTDADCLAAPDWTAKIVQAFHDGLELIAGQLVPREDEGISTGERRMMLLAVEIASFFGRIRPGNKGDGYLGPYQMLPGCNMAITADMYDRSGGFPRTSIEDLHEDRALSNRVRKLTRNYASRRDVVVYGSSRRVKAWGLKNTLAWYADHRYRPEHVDIR, from the coding sequence ATGCTGGAAGGCCATCTGGGAAGCACGCCCCCTACCCGGCCGCTGTCCATCGCTGTGCCCATGCTGAACGAAGAGAAGCTGGTCCGGCAGACGCTGGACTCTCTTGCGGCCCAGGAACATCAGGACTTCACGGTGGTGGTGGTCGATAACGGATCGACGGACGCCAGCTGTTCGATCGTGGCAGAGTTTGCCGCGGCTCATCCCCACATGGATATCAGGCTTGTGCATGAAGCCGAGAAGGGGACGGGCGTGGCCGCAGACACGGGCATGCGCTTCGGCTTGGAGCACGGCGCAACGTGGCTCGCCCGGACGGATGCCGATTGTCTCGCTGCGCCGGATTGGACCGCCAAAATTGTTCAGGCATTCCACGACGGTCTGGAACTCATCGCCGGCCAGCTTGTGCCCCGCGAGGACGAAGGGATCAGTACTGGGGAGCGGAGGATGATGTTGCTCGCCGTCGAGATCGCATCTTTCTTCGGCCGGATCCGCCCCGGCAATAAGGGTGACGGGTACCTCGGCCCTTATCAGATGCTTCCGGGATGCAATATGGCGATCACGGCAGACATGTATGACCGTTCCGGCGGATTCCCGCGGACCAGCATCGAAGACCTCCACGAAGACCGCGCACTGTCCAACCGCGTGCGAAAGCTGACCCGCAATTACGCGTCGCGCCGGGATGTTGTGGTTTACGGCTCCTCACGGCGGGTCAAAGCCTGGGGCTTGAAGAACACCCTGGCTTGGTATGCGGACCACCGGTACCGCCCAGAGCACGTGGACATTCGGTGA
- a CDS encoding 3-oxoacyl-[acyl-carrier-protein] synthase III C-terminal domain-containing protein, which produces MQTALSGHSRIAGLEVYLPPARLDTAAVERRIGESSPGFRVPKGLISRVTGIRSRSVMADSEQASDLAAHAAAKLLAECGLQPSDIDLLIFASASQDMVEPATGHMAAAKLGLACPVMDVKNACNSFLNGLEVGDALIATGRYVRVLVVTGESPSRAIRWRVPDFDTFASSFPGYTMSDGGAAVLLEPADSAAMETNRLEVGPGGILGMGFTARSSHWSVGTLAAGGSAYPRDPEATYFTMDGEKLKDAFLDLGCGVLDETLDRLELQWTDFAVVCVHQVSAPYREVFAERAGVPRELLVPSVEDFGNLASVSLPLQLKLAVDSGRCGPGDLVALVGLAGGVSLGMAVVRL; this is translated from the coding sequence GCCTGGACACTGCCGCCGTCGAACGCCGTATTGGTGAGTCGAGTCCGGGGTTCCGTGTCCCGAAGGGCTTGATCTCCCGCGTTACCGGTATCCGGTCCCGGAGCGTCATGGCGGACTCGGAACAGGCGTCGGACCTTGCGGCCCATGCAGCCGCAAAGCTGCTGGCTGAATGCGGACTGCAGCCCTCGGATATAGACCTCCTGATCTTCGCGTCCGCCAGCCAGGACATGGTGGAACCGGCCACGGGCCACATGGCGGCCGCCAAGCTCGGACTCGCCTGCCCTGTGATGGACGTGAAGAATGCGTGCAACAGTTTCCTGAACGGCTTGGAGGTGGGCGATGCCCTGATTGCCACGGGCCGGTATGTCAGGGTCCTGGTGGTCACAGGGGAGTCGCCGTCGCGGGCCATCCGCTGGAGAGTTCCGGACTTTGACACTTTCGCGTCAAGCTTTCCCGGGTACACCATGAGCGACGGCGGCGCGGCGGTGTTGCTCGAACCTGCGGATTCAGCGGCAATGGAGACGAACCGACTGGAGGTCGGTCCGGGAGGCATTCTTGGCATGGGCTTCACAGCCCGCAGCAGCCACTGGTCGGTCGGCACCTTGGCTGCAGGTGGATCTGCGTATCCGCGCGATCCGGAAGCGACCTATTTCACCATGGACGGGGAGAAGCTCAAGGACGCATTTCTGGATCTGGGCTGCGGCGTCCTGGACGAAACATTGGACCGGCTGGAATTGCAGTGGACGGACTTTGCCGTGGTTTGTGTGCATCAGGTGAGTGCACCGTACCGGGAAGTCTTTGCGGAGCGGGCCGGTGTTCCGAGGGAGCTTCTGGTTCCATCGGTAGAGGACTTCGGAAACTTGGCCTCCGTTAGCTTGCCCCTGCAACTGAAACTTGCCGTGGACAGTGGCCGCTGTGGTCCGGGAGATCTTGTGGCCTTGGTGGGACTCGCGGGCGGCGTGAGCCTGGGCATGGCGGTGGTGCGGCTGTGA